A single genomic interval of Bos indicus isolate NIAB-ARS_2022 breed Sahiwal x Tharparkar chromosome 5, NIAB-ARS_B.indTharparkar_mat_pri_1.0, whole genome shotgun sequence harbors:
- the PFKM gene encoding ATP-dependent 6-phosphofructokinase, muscle type isoform X1, whose translation MRKVELHLKFFMCVTQSRQLVRTPQRTAEEASTSSMLMQKPPSRTDVLKSLDTVDDPDTVEGIPIFANEWIMTHEHHAAKTLGIGKAIAVLTSGGDAQGMNAAVRAVVRVGIYTGARVFFVHEGYQGLVDGGDNIREATWESVSMMLQLGGTVIGSARCKDFREREGRLRAAHNLVKRGITNLCVIGGDGSLTGADTFRSEWSDLLSDLQKSGKITAEEATKSSYLNIVGLVGSIDNDFCGTDMTIGTDSALHRIIEIVDAITTTAQSHQRTFVLEVMGRHCGYLALVTSLSCGADWVFIPECPPDDDWEEHLCRRLSETRNRGSRLNIIIVAEGAIDKNGKPITSEDIKNLVVKRLGYDTRVTVLGHVQRGGTPSAFDRILGSRMGVEAVMALLEGTPDTPACVVSLSGNQAVRLPLMECVQVTKDVTRAMDERRFDEALKLRGRSFMNNWEVYKLLAHVRPPKSKSGSHTVAVMNVGAPAAGMNAAVRSTVRIGLIQGNRMLVVHDGFEGLAKGQIEEAGWSYVGGWTGQGGSKLGTKRTLPKKSFEQISANITKFNIQGLVIIGGFEAYTGGLELMEGRKQYDELCIPFVVIPATVSNNVPGSDFSVGADTALNTICMTCDRIKQSAAGTKRRVFIIETMGGYCGYLATMAGLAAGADAAYIFEDPFTIRDLQVNVEHLVQKMKTTVKRGLVLRNEKCNENYTTDFIFNLYSEEGKGIFDSRKNVLGHMQQGGSPTPFDRNFATKMGAKAMNWMSGKIKESYRNGRIFANSPDSGCVLGMRKRALVFQPVTELKEQTDFEHRIPKEQWWLKLRPILKILAKYEIDLDTSEHAHLEHISRKRSGEANV comes from the exons AGTGGATCATGACCCATGAGCACCATGCAGCCAAAACCCTGGGAATCGGCAAAGCCATCGCCGTGTTAACCTCTGGTGGCGATGCCCAAG GTATGAATGCTGCTGTCAGGGCTGTGGTTCGTGTTGGCATCTATACTGGTGCCCGTGTCTTCTTTGTCCATGAG GGTTATCAAGGCCTGGTAGATGGTGGAGATAACATCCGGGAAGCCACATGGGAGAGTGTCTCGATGATGCTTCAGCTG GGAGGCACGGTGATTGGAAGCGCCCGGTGCAAGGACTTTCGGGAACGGGAAGGCCGGCTCCGAGCTGCCCACAACCTGGTGAAACGTGGGATCACCAACCTGTGTGTCATTGGGGGAGATGGCAGCCTGACTGGGGCTGACACCTTCCGCTCTGAGTGGAGTGACTTGTTGAGTGACCTCCAGAAATCAG GCAAGATTACAGCAGAGGAGGCTACCAAGTCCAGCTACCTGAACATCGTGGGGCTGGTTGGCTCAATTGACAATGACTTCTGTGGCACTGATATGACCATTGGCACCGACTCTGCCCTGCACCGGATCATAGAGATTGTAGATGCCATCACTACTACCGCTCAGAG CCACCAGAGGACCTTTGTGTTGGAGGTGATGGGCCGGCACTGTGG ATACCTGGCCCTTGTCACTTCCCTCTCCTGTGGGGCCGACTGGGTCTTTATTCCCGAGTGTCCACCAGATGACGACTGGGAGGAACACCTTTGTCGCCGGCTCAGCGAG ACAAGGAACCGTGGTTCTCGTCTCAACATCATCATCGTAGCTGAGGGTGCGATTGACAAGAATGGGAAACCAATCACCTCTGAAGACATCAAAAAC CTGGTGGTTAAGCGTCTGGGATATGACACCCGAGTCACCGTCTTGGGGCACGTGCAGCGGGGTGGGACACCGTCGGCCTTTGACAGAATCCTG GGCAGCAGGATGGGTGTGGAAGCAGTAATGGCACTTTTGGAGGGGACCCCGGACACCCCAGCCTGTGTGGTGAGCCTCTCTGGTAACCAGGCTGTGCGCCTGCCCCTCATGGAGTGTGTCCAGGTG ACCAAGGACGTGACCAGGGCCATGGATGAAAGGAGATTCGATGAGGCCTTGAAGCTGAGGGGCCG gAGCTTCATGAACAACTGGGAGGTATACAAGCTTCTGGCTCATGTCAGACCCCCAAAGTCTAAG AGTGGCTCCCACACTGTGGCCGTGATGAACGTGGGAGCGCCGGCCGCAGGCATGAACGCAGCCGTTCGCTCCACTGTGAGAATCGGCCTCATCCAGGGCAACCGAATGCTGGTGGTGCACGATGGCTTCGAGGGCCTGGCCAAGGGTCAG ATCGAGGAAGCTGGATGGAGCTACGTCGGGGGCTGGACTGGCCAAGGTGGTTCTAAACTTGGGACTAAAAG GACTCTACCCAAGAAGAGCTTTGAACAGATCAGTGCCAACATCACGAAGTTTAATATTCAGGGCCTTGTCATTATCGGGGGCTTTGAG GCTTACACGGGGGGCCTGGAGCTGATGGAAGGCAGGAAGCAGTATGATGAGCTCTGCATCCCCTTCGTGGTCATCCCTGCCACGGTCTCCAACAATGTGCCCGGCTCGGACTTCAGCGTGGGGGCTGACACTGCCCTCAACACCATCTGCATG ACGTGTGACCGCATCAAGCAGTCAGCGGCAGGCACCAAGCGCCGTGTGTTTATCATTGAAACGATGGGCGGCTACTGTGGCTACCTGGCCACCATGGCAGGCCTGGCAGCTGGGGCTGATGCTGCGTATATTTTTGAGGACCCCTTCACCATTCGAGACCTGCAG gTGAATGTGGAGCATCTGGTGCAGAAGATGAAAACGACTGTGAAGAGGGGCCTGGTGTTAAG GAACGAGAAGTGCAATGAGAACTACACCACTGACTTCATCTTCAACTTGTACTCTGAGGAGGGGAAGGGCATCTTCGACAGCAGGAAGAACGTGCTGGGCCACATGCAGCAG GGTGGGAGCCCAACTCCATTCGACAGGAATTTTGCCACTAAGATGGGTGCAAAGGCTATGAACTGGATGTCAGGGAAAATCAAAGAGAGTTACCGTAATG GGCGGATCTTTGCCAATTCCCCAGACTCGGGCTGTGTTCTGGGGATGCGTAAGAGGGCCCTGGTCTTCCAACCAGTGACTGAGTTGAAGGAACAGACGGATTTTGA GCACCGCATCCCCAAGGAGCAGTGGTGGCTGAAGCTGAGGCCCATCCTCAAGATCCTCGCCAAGTACGAGATTGACTTGGATACCTCAGAGCACGCCCACCTGGAGCACATCTCTCGGAAGCGGTCCGGAGAAGCTAACGTCTAG
- the PFKM gene encoding ATP-dependent 6-phosphofructokinase, muscle type isoform X2: protein MTHEHHAAKTLGIGKAIAVLTSGGDAQGMNAAVRAVVRVGIYTGARVFFVHEGYQGLVDGGDNIREATWESVSMMLQLGGTVIGSARCKDFREREGRLRAAHNLVKRGITNLCVIGGDGSLTGADTFRSEWSDLLSDLQKSGKITAEEATKSSYLNIVGLVGSIDNDFCGTDMTIGTDSALHRIIEIVDAITTTAQSHQRTFVLEVMGRHCGYLALVTSLSCGADWVFIPECPPDDDWEEHLCRRLSETRNRGSRLNIIIVAEGAIDKNGKPITSEDIKNLVVKRLGYDTRVTVLGHVQRGGTPSAFDRILGSRMGVEAVMALLEGTPDTPACVVSLSGNQAVRLPLMECVQVTKDVTRAMDERRFDEALKLRGRSFMNNWEVYKLLAHVRPPKSKSGSHTVAVMNVGAPAAGMNAAVRSTVRIGLIQGNRMLVVHDGFEGLAKGQIEEAGWSYVGGWTGQGGSKLGTKRTLPKKSFEQISANITKFNIQGLVIIGGFEAYTGGLELMEGRKQYDELCIPFVVIPATVSNNVPGSDFSVGADTALNTICMTCDRIKQSAAGTKRRVFIIETMGGYCGYLATMAGLAAGADAAYIFEDPFTIRDLQVNVEHLVQKMKTTVKRGLVLRNEKCNENYTTDFIFNLYSEEGKGIFDSRKNVLGHMQQGGSPTPFDRNFATKMGAKAMNWMSGKIKESYRNGRIFANSPDSGCVLGMRKRALVFQPVTELKEQTDFEHRIPKEQWWLKLRPILKILAKYEIDLDTSEHAHLEHISRKRSGEANV, encoded by the exons ATGACCCATGAGCACCATGCAGCCAAAACCCTGGGAATCGGCAAAGCCATCGCCGTGTTAACCTCTGGTGGCGATGCCCAAG GTATGAATGCTGCTGTCAGGGCTGTGGTTCGTGTTGGCATCTATACTGGTGCCCGTGTCTTCTTTGTCCATGAG GGTTATCAAGGCCTGGTAGATGGTGGAGATAACATCCGGGAAGCCACATGGGAGAGTGTCTCGATGATGCTTCAGCTG GGAGGCACGGTGATTGGAAGCGCCCGGTGCAAGGACTTTCGGGAACGGGAAGGCCGGCTCCGAGCTGCCCACAACCTGGTGAAACGTGGGATCACCAACCTGTGTGTCATTGGGGGAGATGGCAGCCTGACTGGGGCTGACACCTTCCGCTCTGAGTGGAGTGACTTGTTGAGTGACCTCCAGAAATCAG GCAAGATTACAGCAGAGGAGGCTACCAAGTCCAGCTACCTGAACATCGTGGGGCTGGTTGGCTCAATTGACAATGACTTCTGTGGCACTGATATGACCATTGGCACCGACTCTGCCCTGCACCGGATCATAGAGATTGTAGATGCCATCACTACTACCGCTCAGAG CCACCAGAGGACCTTTGTGTTGGAGGTGATGGGCCGGCACTGTGG ATACCTGGCCCTTGTCACTTCCCTCTCCTGTGGGGCCGACTGGGTCTTTATTCCCGAGTGTCCACCAGATGACGACTGGGAGGAACACCTTTGTCGCCGGCTCAGCGAG ACAAGGAACCGTGGTTCTCGTCTCAACATCATCATCGTAGCTGAGGGTGCGATTGACAAGAATGGGAAACCAATCACCTCTGAAGACATCAAAAAC CTGGTGGTTAAGCGTCTGGGATATGACACCCGAGTCACCGTCTTGGGGCACGTGCAGCGGGGTGGGACACCGTCGGCCTTTGACAGAATCCTG GGCAGCAGGATGGGTGTGGAAGCAGTAATGGCACTTTTGGAGGGGACCCCGGACACCCCAGCCTGTGTGGTGAGCCTCTCTGGTAACCAGGCTGTGCGCCTGCCCCTCATGGAGTGTGTCCAGGTG ACCAAGGACGTGACCAGGGCCATGGATGAAAGGAGATTCGATGAGGCCTTGAAGCTGAGGGGCCG gAGCTTCATGAACAACTGGGAGGTATACAAGCTTCTGGCTCATGTCAGACCCCCAAAGTCTAAG AGTGGCTCCCACACTGTGGCCGTGATGAACGTGGGAGCGCCGGCCGCAGGCATGAACGCAGCCGTTCGCTCCACTGTGAGAATCGGCCTCATCCAGGGCAACCGAATGCTGGTGGTGCACGATGGCTTCGAGGGCCTGGCCAAGGGTCAG ATCGAGGAAGCTGGATGGAGCTACGTCGGGGGCTGGACTGGCCAAGGTGGTTCTAAACTTGGGACTAAAAG GACTCTACCCAAGAAGAGCTTTGAACAGATCAGTGCCAACATCACGAAGTTTAATATTCAGGGCCTTGTCATTATCGGGGGCTTTGAG GCTTACACGGGGGGCCTGGAGCTGATGGAAGGCAGGAAGCAGTATGATGAGCTCTGCATCCCCTTCGTGGTCATCCCTGCCACGGTCTCCAACAATGTGCCCGGCTCGGACTTCAGCGTGGGGGCTGACACTGCCCTCAACACCATCTGCATG ACGTGTGACCGCATCAAGCAGTCAGCGGCAGGCACCAAGCGCCGTGTGTTTATCATTGAAACGATGGGCGGCTACTGTGGCTACCTGGCCACCATGGCAGGCCTGGCAGCTGGGGCTGATGCTGCGTATATTTTTGAGGACCCCTTCACCATTCGAGACCTGCAG gTGAATGTGGAGCATCTGGTGCAGAAGATGAAAACGACTGTGAAGAGGGGCCTGGTGTTAAG GAACGAGAAGTGCAATGAGAACTACACCACTGACTTCATCTTCAACTTGTACTCTGAGGAGGGGAAGGGCATCTTCGACAGCAGGAAGAACGTGCTGGGCCACATGCAGCAG GGTGGGAGCCCAACTCCATTCGACAGGAATTTTGCCACTAAGATGGGTGCAAAGGCTATGAACTGGATGTCAGGGAAAATCAAAGAGAGTTACCGTAATG GGCGGATCTTTGCCAATTCCCCAGACTCGGGCTGTGTTCTGGGGATGCGTAAGAGGGCCCTGGTCTTCCAACCAGTGACTGAGTTGAAGGAACAGACGGATTTTGA GCACCGCATCCCCAAGGAGCAGTGGTGGCTGAAGCTGAGGCCCATCCTCAAGATCCTCGCCAAGTACGAGATTGACTTGGATACCTCAGAGCACGCCCACCTGGAGCACATCTCTCGGAAGCGGTCCGGAGAAGCTAACGTCTAG